Genomic window (Chloroflexaceae bacterium):
CCTTCCATGGGCAGGGGGATGGGGAAACCTGGTTTCCCCATCCCCCTCCAACAACGCTATTCACATCAGGACTATTCCTCGCTGAAGATTTCGCGGAGTTTTGCCTCCTGCTCGGTCGAGAGGTTGCTGGCGATCAACTCGGCGTCGAGGGTCCCTAGCTCGCTGCGGATGCGATCGACCACTTCATCGGCGCTCATCAGGAATAGCGCCGAAGTGCCCGGAACGACCTTTTCCCGGACCTCTTTGATAAAGTTGTCATCAATGCCTACATCGGCGAACGAGCCGGTGATCGCGCCGGTGGCTGCGCCGATCAATGCCCCCATAAACGGCATCAGGAAGATCAGCCCGAAGAGCATGCCCCAGAAGGCGCCGGTGAGGGCGCCGGCGCCGGCCAGATTGTAGAGTTGCCGCGTCCTGGGCTTCTTCTTGTCAGCGGGCCAGGTGACGATCGCCGCGTCGAGGATGGTGATCAGTTGCTGCTTCTGAAGATCCTGCAACTTGCTGAGGGTCTGCTCGGCGCCATCGGGGGTCGGAAACTTGAACACGGTCAGCGTGGCCATCGTGCGCTCCTTACTTCGAGTTGCGAGTTCCTGAGGCGGCATTCATCGCCCGCCACGTCCATCGATTCAGGTGAAAACTGATCGTGTAGCAACAGGCATAGAACGGCGAAGTTTACTCGGCCCGCCCTTCCGTGGGGTGGGGACGGGAAACTGCCTTCCGCAT
Coding sequences:
- a CDS encoding DUF1269 domain-containing protein, yielding MATLTVFKFPTPDGAEQTLSKLQDLQKQQLITILDAAIVTWPADKKKPRTRQLYNLAGAGALTGAFWGMLFGLIFLMPFMGALIGAATGAITGSFADVGIDDNFIKEVREKVVPGTSALFLMSADEVVDRIRSELGTLDAELIASNLSTEQEAKLREIFSEE